From Pseudomonas sp. FP2335, the proteins below share one genomic window:
- a CDS encoding AraC family transcriptional regulator, translating into MSERTTSASWAMGIVKALEMDGLDCRTLFKQLGLDYAALNDPDARFAQDSMTRLWQRAVELSGNPAIGLNMGKVVRPASFHVAGYALMSSNTLAEGFMRLVRYQRIIAESADLSFRLLPEGYALILTVHGDHLPPTRQSAEASLASALAMCGWLSGRTLQPRKVLLQGDHPVDLGPYKQAFHAPLEFNAAYDALIFEQADMEAPLPTANEAMALLHDRFAGEYLARFSESRVTHKARQVLCRLLPQGEPKREVVAQTLHLSQRTLQRRLQEEGTSFQTLLDDTRRELAEQYLAQPSMTLLEIAYLLGFADPSNFFRAFRRWFDATPGEYRTRLLEASTVSGAKTPEYTEQRP; encoded by the coding sequence ACTGCCGGACGCTGTTCAAGCAACTGGGCCTGGATTACGCCGCCCTGAATGACCCCGATGCACGGTTTGCGCAAGACTCCATGACCCGCCTGTGGCAGCGTGCGGTGGAACTGTCCGGCAACCCGGCAATTGGTCTGAACATGGGCAAGGTGGTGCGCCCGGCCTCGTTTCATGTGGCCGGGTATGCGTTGATGTCGAGCAACACGCTGGCCGAGGGGTTTATGCGCCTGGTGCGTTACCAGCGGATCATTGCCGAAAGTGCCGACCTGAGTTTCCGCCTGCTACCTGAAGGCTATGCACTGATTCTGACGGTGCATGGCGATCACCTGCCGCCCACCCGGCAAAGCGCCGAAGCCTCGCTGGCCAGTGCTCTGGCGATGTGCGGCTGGCTCAGCGGCCGCACCCTGCAGCCGCGTAAAGTGCTGTTGCAAGGCGATCACCCGGTGGACCTGGGGCCGTACAAACAAGCCTTCCATGCCCCGCTGGAATTCAACGCGGCCTACGATGCACTGATTTTCGAGCAGGCCGACATGGAGGCGCCACTGCCCACCGCCAACGAGGCCATGGCGCTGCTGCATGATCGGTTTGCCGGTGAGTACCTGGCGCGCTTCTCGGAAAGCCGCGTGACCCACAAGGCCCGGCAGGTGCTGTGCCGCCTGTTGCCCCAGGGTGAGCCCAAGCGCGAAGTGGTGGCGCAGACGCTGCACCTGTCCCAGCGCACCCTGCAACGGCGATTGCAGGAGGAGGGCACCAGTTTTCAGACCCTGCTTGATGACACCCGTCGCGAACTGGCCGAGCAATACCTGGCGCAACCGAGCATGACCTTGCTGGAAATTGCCTACCTGTTGGGGTTTGCCGACCCGAGCAATTTCTTCCGCGCCTTCCGTCGCTGGTTCGATGCCACGCCCGGTGAATACCGGACGCGGTTGCTCGAAGCGTCGACGGTCAGTGGCGCCAAAACGCCGGAATACACAGAACAAAGACCGTAA